One genomic segment of Deltaproteobacteria bacterium includes these proteins:
- a CDS encoding class I SAM-dependent methyltransferase, giving the protein MGAFEDRIRWNHRYSRAGFSPDWAPDVHLVTRLSDLPGGRALDVACGVGANALFLAKRGWEVHAVDLSDVAIERLRRAASAEGVLKQIRLELADLSTWDFPENAYEVVICTRFLDRSLCSKLVRALVPGGVLYYRSYTMDHLEKKPDFERERLLAPGELQVLFSDLLEMHYEELVEEETVTAAYLGQKPT; this is encoded by the coding sequence TTGGGCGCATTCGAGGATCGCATTCGCTGGAACCACCGCTACTCGAGGGCGGGCTTCAGCCCCGACTGGGCGCCGGACGTCCACCTGGTGACGCGCCTCTCGGATCTGCCGGGCGGGCGGGCCCTGGACGTCGCCTGCGGGGTGGGCGCGAACGCCCTCTTCCTGGCCAAGCGGGGCTGGGAGGTGCACGCGGTGGATCTCTCCGACGTCGCCATCGAGCGGCTGCGGCGCGCGGCGAGCGCGGAGGGCGTGCTCAAGCAGATCCGGCTGGAGCTGGCCGATCTCTCCACCTGGGACTTCCCCGAGAACGCCTACGAGGTGGTGATCTGTACCCGCTTCCTCGACCGCAGCCTCTGCTCGAAGCTGGTCCGCGCCCTCGTCCCCGGGGGGGTGCTGTACTATCGCAGCTACACCATGGATCACCTGGAGAAGAAGCCCGACTTCGAGCGCGAGCGGCTCCTGGCCCCCGGCGAGCTCCAGGTGCTCTTCTCTGACCTGCTGGAGATGCACTACGAGGAGCTCGTCGAGGAGGAGACCGTGACCGCGGCCTACCTCGGACAGAAGCCGACCTGA